A region of uncultured Desulfobacter sp. DNA encodes the following proteins:
- a CDS encoding glutamate-5-semialdehyde dehydrogenase: MALENQIIEIAKHARAAARIMATLPAQQKNRALFAIARQLEKDKDIIQAENAKDVAAARENGLSDAMIDRLTITDKVLNGMVEGLEYVAGLEDPVGTLSDSSIRPNGLEMAKMRIPLGVIGIIYESRPNVTVDAAGLCLKAGNAVILRGGSEAIYSNKALARAIEQGISTEGLPSGAVQVIPTADRAAVDIMLKQEEYIDLIIPRGGEGLIRHVVAASSIPVLKHYKGVCHAYVDDLADLDMAVNIVVNAKAQRPGVCNALETLLVHDGVAQKFLPMAYKALAGAGVTLRGCPKTCEIVPEAVPATEADWPMEYLDLILAVKVVKDMDDAMAHIAAYGSNHTEAIITTDLNRSRRFIREVDASLVIVNASTRFNDGGELGLGAEIGISTSKLHAYGPMGIKELTTTKFVAWGNGQIRS; this comes from the coding sequence ATGGCCTTGGAAAATCAGATCATTGAAATTGCCAAACATGCCAGAGCAGCAGCCCGGATCATGGCGACCCTGCCTGCCCAACAAAAAAACAGGGCGCTTTTTGCCATTGCCCGGCAGCTGGAAAAGGATAAAGACATTATCCAGGCGGAAAATGCCAAGGATGTGGCAGCGGCCCGGGAGAACGGATTGTCCGATGCCATGATAGACAGGCTCACCATTACGGACAAGGTGTTGAACGGAATGGTTGAAGGCCTGGAATATGTGGCAGGCCTGGAAGACCCCGTGGGTACGCTGTCGGATTCATCCATCCGGCCCAACGGCCTTGAAATGGCCAAAATGCGTATTCCCTTGGGGGTTATCGGCATTATTTACGAATCAAGGCCCAATGTCACCGTGGATGCGGCAGGGCTGTGCCTGAAGGCGGGCAATGCCGTGATCCTGAGGGGCGGCTCCGAAGCCATTTACTCCAATAAAGCCCTGGCCCGGGCCATTGAACAGGGTATTTCCACCGAGGGCCTGCCGTCCGGTGCAGTCCAGGTGATCCCCACGGCGGACCGGGCGGCCGTTGATATCATGCTCAAACAGGAAGAATACATCGACCTGATCATCCCCCGGGGCGGAGAAGGATTGATCCGCCACGTGGTGGCGGCCTCCAGCATCCCTGTGCTCAAACATTACAAAGGGGTATGCCACGCCTATGTGGATGACCTGGCGGACCTGGACATGGCCGTCAACATCGTGGTCAATGCCAAGGCCCAGCGCCCCGGGGTCTGCAATGCTCTGGAAACCCTGCTGGTTCATGACGGTGTGGCCCAAAAATTTCTGCCCATGGCTTACAAGGCACTGGCCGGAGCCGGTGTGACCCTCAGGGGATGCCCGAAAACATGCGAAATCGTGCCTGAAGCTGTTCCCGCCACCGAAGCGGACTGGCCCATGGAGTATCTTGATCTGATTCTGGCCGTCAAGGTGGTCAAGGACATGGATGATGCCATGGCCCATATCGCGGCATACGGGTCCAACCACACCGAAGCGATCATCACAACGGATCTGAACCGCTCCCGGCGCTTTATCCGGGAAGTGGACGCATCCCTCGTCATTGTCAATGCATCCACCCGGTTCAATGACGGGGGAGAGCTGGGCCTGGGCGCCGAGATCGGCATATCCACCTCAAAGCTGCATGCTTACGGTCCCATGGGAATAAAAGAGCTGACCACCACCAAATTTGTGGCCTGGGGAAACGGACAGATCAGAAGCTGA